A single region of the Methanoculleus sp. SDB genome encodes:
- a CDS encoding phenylacetic acid degradation protein, whose product MQESSDFFLSDAFARETGIELLAVSPGRARVKMAITERHKNSHGTVHGGAIFTLADTAFAAASNSHGIPAAAINATISYIQAARSGILYADATEFSRNPKLAVYDVRVTDENGGNIALFQGMVYRKTPRQ is encoded by the coding sequence ATGCAGGAAAGCAGTGATTTTTTCCTCTCCGACGCTTTTGCGAGGGAGACGGGAATCGAACTTCTGGCCGTCTCGCCCGGGAGGGCACGGGTGAAGATGGCGATCACGGAGCGGCATAAGAACAGCCACGGCACGGTCCACGGGGGGGCTATCTTCACCCTTGCGGACACGGCATTCGCAGCTGCTTCCAACTCGCACGGGATTCCCGCGGCCGCTATCAATGCCACCATTTCATACATACAGGCCGCCCGGTCGGGCATCCTCTACGCCGATGCAACGGAATTTTCCAGAAATCCGAAACTTGCCGTCTATGATGTCCGGGTGACCGACGAAAACGGGGGAAATATCGCCCTCTTTCAGGGCATGGTATACAGGAAAACCCCGCGCCAGTGA